One genomic window of Panicum hallii strain FIL2 chromosome 6, PHallii_v3.1, whole genome shotgun sequence includes the following:
- the LOC112896580 gene encoding probable sucrose-phosphate synthase 4 yields MAGNDWINSYLEAILDAGGAAGEISAAAGGGGGIEGASGEKRDKSSLMLRERGRFSPARYFVEEVISSFDETDLYKTWVRTSAMRSPQERNTRLENMSWRIWNLARKKKQIEGEEASRLSKQRLEREKARQYAAADFSEDLSEGEKGENSNEPSIHDERTRTRIPRIGSTDAIEAWASQHKDKKLYIVLISIHGLIRGENMELGRDSDTGGQVKYVVELARALGSTPGVYRVDLLTRQISAPDVDWSYGEPTEMLSPICSENFGHEMGESSGAYIVRIPFGPRDKYIPKEHLWPYIQEFVDGALVHIVQMSKVLGEQVGSGQPVWPVVIHGHYADAGDSTALLSGALNVPMVFTGHSLGRDKLEQILKQGRQTRDEINATYKIMRRIEAEELCLDASEIIITSTRQEIEQQWGLYDGFDLTMARKLRARIKRGVSCFGRYMPRMIAIPPGMEFSHIAPHDVDLDGEEGNEDGSASPDPPIWADIMRFFSNPRKPMILALARPDPKKNITTLVKAFGEHRELRNLANLTLIMGNRDVIDEMSSTNAAVLTSVLKLIDKYDLYGQVAYPKHHKQSEVPDIYRLAARTKGVFINCAFIEPFGLTLIEAAAYGLPMVATRNGGPVDIHRVLDNGILVDPHNQNEIAEALYKLVSDKHLWAQCRQNGLENIHQFSWPEHCKNYLSRVGTLKPRHPRWQKSNDATEISEADSPEDSLRDIHDISLNLKLSLDSEKSGSKDGNSNTVRRHLEDAVQKLSRDVSDSRMEVLSENGRWPSLRGRKQIIVIAVDSVQDADFVQVIKNIFEASSNGRLSGSVGFILSTSKAILEIHALLISGGIETSDFDAFICNSGSDLCYPSSSSEDMLSPAELPFMIDLDYHSQIEYRWGGEGLRKTLIRWAAEKNNESGQNVIVEDEECSSTYCISFKVMNTEAASPVKEIRRTMRIQALRCHVLYSHDGSKLNVIPVLASRSQALRYLYIRWGLDLSNMTVVVGESGDTDYEVLIGGVHKTIILKGSFNAVPNQVHTARSYSLQDVVSFEKPGIASVEGYGPDNLKSALQQFGILKD; encoded by the exons ATGGCGGGGAACGACTGGATCAATAGCTACCTGGAGGCTATCCTCGACGCGGGCGGGGCCGCGGGGGAAATCTCGGCAGccgcaggtggcggcggcgggattGAGGGGGCGTCCGGAGAGAAGCGGGACAAGTCGTCGCTGATGCTCCGGGAGCGCGGCCGGTTCAGCCCCGCGCGATACTTCGTCGAGGAGGTCATCTCCAGTTTCGACGAGACTGACCTTTACAAGACCTGGGTCCGA ACATCGGCGATGAGGAGCCCTCAGGAGCGGAACACGCGGCTGGAGAACATGTCCTGGAGGATCTGGAACCTtgccaggaagaagaagcag ATTGAAGGAGAGGAAGCCTCTCGTTTGTCTAAACAACGCCTAGAACGTGAGAAAGCTCGTCAATATGCTGCTGCTGATTTCTCTGAAGATCTATCTGAAGGAGAAAAAGGAGAAAACAGTAATGAACCATCTATTCATGATGAGAGGACAAGGACGCGGATACCGAGGATTGGTTCAACTGATGCTATTGAGGCATGGGCAAGCCAGCACAAAGATAAAAAATTGTACATTGTACTGATAAG CATTCATGGCCTAATTCGCGGTGAGAATATGGAGCTGGGACGTGACTCAGATACCGGTGGTCAG GTCAAATATGTTGTAGAACTTGCTAGAGCTTTAGGTTCAACACCAGGCGTATACAGAGTGGATCTACTTACAAGGCAGATTTCTGCACCTGATGTTGATTGGAGTTATGGGGAACCTACTGAGATGCTCAGTCCAATATGTTCAGAGAACTTTGGGCATGAGATGGGCGAAAGCAGTGGTGCCTACATTGTTCGTATACCATTTGGACCAAGAGATAAATATATCCCTAAAGAGCATCTGTGGCCCTACATCCAGGAATTTGTTGATGGTGCACTTGTTCACATTGTGCAGATGTCCAAGGTACTTGGAGAACAAGTTGGTAGTGGGCAACCTGTATGGCCTGTTGTTATACACGGACACTATGCTGATGCTGGTGATTCTACTGCTTTATTGTCTGGGGCACTTAATGTACCTATGGTATTCACAGGCCATTCTCTTGGCAGAGACAAGTTGGAGCAGATTTTGAAGCAAGGGCGTCAAACCAGGGATGAAATAAATGCAACCTACAAGATAATGCGCCGAATTGAGGCTGAAGAACTTTGTCTTGATGCATCTGAAATTATAATTACAAGCACCAGGCAAGAAATAGAACAACAATGGGGATTATATGATGGTTTTGATCTAACTATGGCCCGGAAACTTAGAGCAAGAATAAAACGTGGTGTGAGCTGCTTTGGTCGTTACATGCCCCGTATGATT GCAATCCCTCCTGGCATGGAGTTTAGCCATATAGCACCTCATGATGTTGATCTGGATGGTGAAGAAGGAAATGAAGATGGCTCAGCTTCACCAGATCCACCTATTTGGGCTGAT ATAATGCGCTTCTTCTCAAACCCCCGTAAGCCCATGATTCTTGCTCTTGCTCGTCCAGATCCCAAGAAGAATATCACTACTCTAGTCAAGGCATTTGGTGAACATCGTGAATTGAGAAATTTAGCAAATCTG ACACTGATCATGGGCAATCGTGATGTCATTGATGAAATGTCAAGCACAAATGCAGCTGTTTTGACTTCAGTACTCAAGCTAATTGATAAATATGATCTATATGGGCAGGTGGCATATCCCAAGCACCATAAGCAATCAGAAGTTCCTGATATTTATCGTTTAGCGGCGAGAACAAAG GGGGTTTTTATCAATTGTGCGTTCATTGAACCATTTGGACTTACCTTGATTGAG GCTGCTGCATATGGTTTACCAATGGTTGCCACACGAAATGGTGGGCCTGTCGACATACATCGG GTTCTTGATAATGGAATTCTTGTTGATCCCCACAATCAAAATGAAATAGCTGAAGCACTTTATAAGCTTGTATCAGATAAGCATTTGTGGGCACAATGCCGACAGAATGGTCTGGAAAACATCCATCAATTTTCATGGCCTGAACATTGCAAGAACTACTTGTCACGTGTTGGCACACTCAAACCTAGACATCCCCGCTGGCAAAAGAGTAATGATGCAACTGAAATATCTGAAGCAGATTCACCTGAAGACTCTCTGAGGGATATTCATGACATATCTCTTAACTTAAAGCTTTCCTTGGACAGTGAAAAATCAGGCAGCAAAGATGGAAATTCGAATACTGTGAGAAGACATCTTGAGGATGCAGTACAAAAGTTGTCAAGAGATGTTAGTGACAGCAGAATGGAGGTGTTAAGTGAGAATGGTAGATGGCCATCATTGCGTGGGAGGAAGCAAATCATTGTGATTGCTGTAGACTCTGTGCAAGATGCAGACTTTGTTCAGGTTattaaaaatatttttgaagCTTCAAGCAATGGGAGATTAAGTGGTTCTGTTGGTTTCATATTGTCTACGTCTAAAGCAATATTAGAGATACATGCTTTGCTAATATCTGGAGGCATAGAAACTAGTGATTTTGATGCCTTCATATGCAACAGTGGCAGTGATCTTTGTTATCCATCTTCAAGCTCTGAAGACATGCTTAGCCCTGCTGAGCTCCCATTCATGATTGACCTTGATTATCACTCCCAAATTGAATATCGCTGGGGAGGAGAAGGTTTAAGGAAGACACTAATTCGTTGGGCAGCTGAAAAAAACAATGAAAGTGGACAAAATGTAATTGTTGAGGATGAAGAATGTTCATCCACTTATTGCATTTCGTTTAAAGTGATGAATACTGAGGCT GCATCTCCTGTGAAAGAGATTAGGCGGACAATGAGAATTCAAGCCCTGCGCTGTCATGTGTTGTACAGCCATGATGGCAGCAAGCTGAATGTTATTCCTGTTTTAGCTTCTCGCTCGCAGGCTTTAAG GTATCTGTATATAAGATGGGGTTTAGATCTGTCAAACATGACAGTGGTTGTTGGTGAAAGTGGTGACACAGATTATGAAGTTTTAATTGGAGGTGTGCACAAGACCATCATACTCAAAGGCTCGTTCAATGCTGTTCCAAACCAAGTTCACACTGCTAGGAGCTATTCATTGCAAGATGTTGTATCCTTTGAGAAACCAGGAATTGCTTCAGTTGAGGGATATGGTCCAGACAACCTAAAATCAGCTCTACAGCAATTTGGTATATTGAAAGACTAA